The Oncorhynchus masou masou isolate Uvic2021 chromosome 31, UVic_Omas_1.1, whole genome shotgun sequence genome includes a region encoding these proteins:
- the LOC135524293 gene encoding E3 ubiquitin-protein ligase TRIM47-like encodes MAEVTLGQDPFCCSICLDVLKDPVTTACGHSYCMGCIKGCWDQEDLKGVFSCPLCMESFIPRPVLRKNILLVELMEKQKKTGLKSAPPALCYAGPRDVECDFCTRRKLKAVKSCLVCLASYCETHLQPHFESPAFQKHKLVKASTQLQEKICSHHDKPLEVYCRTDQQCICFLCTMNEHKGHDTAAAERTEKQKQLVENQQKSQQRIQQKEKEMQELRQAVVSLKLSAQVAVEDSERIFTELICSIERRNSEVKQQITAQENAEVSRAKRQLEQLEQEIAELRRRDAELEQLSHTEDHIHFFQSFQSLCVPPGSDSLPSISVNPHISFHFVKNFVSEVTEQLEDICKKEIAKLSWEAPPSDYFMDAIPHTSYYNSNQLAGRRPSPRWITQQQYFQNMHATFSTMRPNVSHMVTPHRMAAQVAPAVTPVYMPQYKYAAGVRNPSYSHTLPQVVKQQSAVHVQDQEPLTASKLAAVPPQEQKEMLGQRLYPLIQNMHPSLAGKITGMLLEIDNSELLYMLESPECLRSKVDEAVTVLHAHQAKQATKRQEKLKKRK; translated from the exons AtggcagaggtaactttgggtcagGATCCCTTCTGCTGTTCAATCTGTCTGGATGTACTGAAGGATCCAGTGACTACTGCCTGTGGACACAGTTACTGTATGGGCTGTATTAAGGGCTGCTGGGATCAGGAAGATCTGAAAGGTGTCTTCAGCTGTCCACTGTGCATGGAAAGCTTCATCCCAAGACCTGTTTTGAGGAAAAACATCTTATTGGTTGAATTAATggagaaacagaagaagacaggaTTAAAATCTGCTCCTCCAGCTCTCTGTTATGCTGGACCTAGAGATGTGGAGTGTGATTTCTGCACTAGGAGGAAACTCAAAGCTGTCAAGTCCTGCCTGGTGTGTCTGGCATCTTACTGTGAGACTCACCTCCAGCCTCACTTTGAATCCCCTGCCTTTCAGAAGCACAAGCTGGTCAAAGCCTCTACACAACTCCAGGAGAAGATCTGCTCTCATCATGACAAACCACTGGAGGTTTACTGCCGTACCGATCAGCAGTGTATCTGCTTTTTGTGTACAATGAATGAACATAAAGGCCATGATACAGCTGCAGCAGAAAGGACTGAGAAACAG AAACAGTTGGTAGAGAATCAGCAGAAATCCCAGCAGAGAATCCagcagaaagagaaggagatgcAGGAGCTGAGACAGGCTGTGGTCTCTCTGAAG CTCTCTGCACAGGTAGCGGTGGAGGACAGTGAGAGGATTTTTACTGAGCTGATCTGTTCCATTGAAAGAAGGAACTCTGAGGTGAAGCAGCAGATAACAGCCCAGGAAAATGCTGAAGTGAGTCGGGCTAAAAGGCAGCTGGAGCAGCTGGAGCAGGAGATAGCTgagctgaggaggagagatgCTGAGCTGGAGCAGCTTTCACACACAGAGGATCATATCCATTTCTTCCAG agttttcagtctctctgtgtccctcctgGATCTGATTCCTTACCCAGCATATCTGTCAATCCACACATATCTTTTCATTTTGTGAAGAATTTTGTATCTGAGGTGACAGAACAACTAGAGGATATCTGCAAGAAGGAAATTGCCAAACTATCATGGGAAG CACCTCCATCTGACTACTTCATGGATGCCATTCCACATACTTCTTATTACAATTCCAACCAATTGGCAGGGCGGAGACCCAGCCCTCGCTGGATAACCCAACAACAATATTTTCAGAACATGCATGCGACCTTCAGCACTATGAGGCCCAATGTGTCTCACATGGTGACCCCTCATCGCATGGCCGCCCAGGTTGCACCTGCTGTAACCCCAGTGTACATGCCTCAGTACAAGTATGCTGCAGGAGTGCGCAACCCTTCATACAGTCATACACTTCCCCAGGTTGTTAAGCAGCAGTCTGCTGTCCATGTGCAGGACCAGGAGCCTCTGACTGCCTCCAAGCTGGCTGCTGTTCCTCCTCAGGAACAGAAGGAAATGCTGGGTCAACGCCTCTACCCGCTCATCCAGAACATGCACCCCAGTCTGGCAGGAAAGATCACCGGCATGTTGCTGGAGATTGACAACTCTGAGCTGCTCTACATGCTGGAGTCTCCAGAGTGTCTCCGCTCCAAGGTGGATGAAGCTGTGACTGTGCTGCATGCTCACCAGGCCAAACAGGCAACAAAGAGACAAGAAAAACTAAAGAAAAGGAAATAA